A region of Micromonospora sp. WMMD882 DNA encodes the following proteins:
- the dapC gene encoding succinyldiaminopimelate transaminase yields the protein MNRPTPVSSRLPDFTWDTLDAAATLAAAHPDGLINLSMGTPVDPVPAAIRRALAEASDAPGYPLTAGAPALRDAIADWVERACGATAGGFGVLPTIGSKELVAWLPTLLGVGPGDVVVVPSICYPTYSDGVRLVGATEVRADSLTAVGPTSRVRLVWVNSPANPTGRVLPAAHLRKVVDWARERGAVVASDECYLPLGWSSDAEPVSVLSPEVCGGSYEGVLAVHSLSKRSNLAGYRAGLVAGDPALVAELLKLRKHAGMIVPAPVQAAMVAALTDERHADEQRERYRLRRERLLAAFTDAGFTVEHSEAGLYLWLSRGGEECWQTVDWLARRGILAAAGALYGPGGGRHVRVALTVSDEQVAAVPARLAQRPLSAPR from the coding sequence CTGAACCGGCCCACCCCGGTCTCGTCGCGGCTGCCCGACTTCACCTGGGACACCCTGGACGCCGCGGCGACCCTCGCCGCGGCGCATCCGGACGGGTTGATCAACCTCTCCATGGGCACGCCGGTCGATCCGGTGCCGGCGGCGATCCGCCGGGCGTTGGCCGAGGCGTCCGACGCGCCCGGGTACCCGCTCACCGCCGGCGCCCCGGCGCTGCGGGACGCGATCGCGGACTGGGTCGAGCGCGCCTGCGGCGCGACCGCCGGCGGGTTCGGCGTGCTGCCCACGATCGGGTCCAAGGAGCTGGTCGCCTGGCTGCCCACCCTGCTCGGCGTCGGCCCCGGTGACGTGGTCGTGGTGCCCTCGATCTGTTACCCCACCTATTCCGACGGGGTACGCCTGGTCGGGGCCACCGAGGTCCGTGCCGACTCGCTCACCGCGGTCGGCCCGACGTCCCGGGTGCGGCTGGTGTGGGTCAACTCACCGGCGAACCCGACCGGCCGGGTGCTGCCCGCCGCGCACCTGCGCAAGGTCGTCGACTGGGCCCGTGAGCGGGGCGCGGTGGTGGCCAGCGACGAGTGCTACCTGCCGCTGGGCTGGTCCTCCGACGCCGAGCCGGTCTCGGTGCTGTCGCCCGAGGTGTGCGGCGGCTCGTACGAGGGCGTGCTCGCCGTGCACTCGCTGTCCAAGCGGTCCAACCTGGCCGGTTACCGGGCGGGCCTGGTGGCCGGGGATCCGGCGCTGGTGGCCGAGCTGCTGAAGTTGCGCAAACACGCCGGCATGATCGTGCCGGCGCCGGTGCAGGCGGCGATGGTCGCCGCGTTGACCGACGAGCGGCACGCCGACGAGCAGCGGGAACGCTACCGGCTCCGGCGGGAGCGGCTGCTCGCCGCGTTCACCGACGCCGGGTTCACCGTCGAGCATTCCGAGGCGGGGCTCTACCTCTGGCTGAGCCGGGGCGGCGAGGAGTGCTGGCAGACCGTGGACTGGCTGGCCCGGCGGGGCATCCTGGCCGCTGCCGGCGCTCTCTACGGTCCCGGCGGTGGCCGGCACGTACGGGTGGCGCTCACCGTCTCCGACGAGCAGGTCGCCGCGGTGCCCGCCCGCCTCGCGCAGCGTCCGCTCTCCGCCCCCCGGTAG
- a CDS encoding prephenate dehydrogenase/arogenate dehydrogenase family protein codes for MAGSGTRIRAAVVGTGLIGGSVLLGLRRAGLDVTGWDPDPATRLAARRSGVTCPDALAEAVADRDVVFLCGPLPTLPETLLTVAAATGAGCVLTDVGSTKAELAAFAAAYGLTGRFVPGHPMAGADRAGIGAAEPELFDGAAWVLCPAAGPGLAAFRWLTTLLAATFRARVVPMSADDHDGVVALCSHVPHLLAGALAGAAGRGATRDAVLALAAGSFRDGTRVAGTPAERTANMLLGNREHVLRELAVVRSFLDELTGALAAADAGALTAAYRDARATRTALSDRPFVASRRAFPTADDPGAELDFLLGLGAAGGHLSGCRVTGSSVEYTAHRPAGPADRG; via the coding sequence GTGGCTGGCTCCGGCACGCGGATCCGGGCGGCGGTGGTCGGCACCGGCCTGATCGGTGGGTCGGTCCTGCTCGGGTTGCGCCGGGCCGGTCTCGACGTGACCGGCTGGGACCCGGATCCGGCCACCCGCCTGGCGGCCCGTCGTTCCGGGGTGACCTGCCCGGACGCGTTGGCCGAGGCGGTCGCCGACCGGGACGTGGTCTTCCTCTGCGGCCCGTTGCCGACGCTGCCGGAGACCCTGCTGACCGTCGCCGCGGCGACCGGCGCGGGGTGCGTCCTCACCGACGTGGGCAGCACGAAGGCGGAGCTGGCGGCGTTCGCCGCCGCGTACGGGCTGACCGGTCGGTTCGTGCCCGGGCATCCGATGGCCGGCGCGGACCGGGCCGGGATCGGCGCGGCCGAGCCGGAGCTGTTCGACGGCGCGGCCTGGGTGCTCTGCCCTGCGGCGGGGCCCGGCCTGGCCGCGTTCCGGTGGCTGACGACCTTGCTCGCGGCGACCTTCCGGGCCCGGGTGGTGCCGATGTCGGCCGACGACCACGACGGCGTGGTGGCGCTCTGCTCGCACGTGCCGCACCTGCTGGCCGGGGCGCTGGCCGGGGCGGCCGGGCGGGGCGCGACGCGCGACGCGGTGCTGGCGTTGGCCGCCGGAAGCTTCCGGGACGGCACCCGGGTGGCGGGGACCCCGGCGGAGCGGACGGCGAACATGCTGCTCGGCAACCGGGAGCACGTGCTGCGGGAGCTCGCCGTGGTGCGGTCGTTCCTGGACGAGTTGACCGGCGCGCTCGCGGCGGCCGACGCCGGGGCGCTCACCGCCGCCTACCGGGACGCCCGCGCGACCCGGACCGCCCTGTCGGACCGCCCCTTCGTGGCGTCGCGGCGGGCTTTCCCGACCGCCGACGACCCGGGGGCGGAGCTGGATTTCCTGCTCGGCCTCGGGGCGGCCGGCGGGCACCTGAGCGGGTGCCGCGTCACCGGGTCGTCGGTCGAGTACACCGCGCACCGGCCGGCGGGGCCGGCGGACCGCGGTTAG
- a CDS encoding SIMPL domain-containing protein, whose translation MVDGPVVTVRGEAYREVAPELARFAVTAMARDRDREATLTRLAERSAAIRVLLDGYGPAVDRRETGDLRVRPESKRSGERVVAYHGSVTTTVTVTDFTVLGELMLRLADQDQVAVAGPWWSLRPDSPVHREARQAAIAEAVQRAREYAEVLGARVTALLELSDTGLAAQPMTFRAAGFGGAEATAEIDLDPQQQTVQAAVEARFAISEPVLG comes from the coding sequence ATGGTGGACGGACCGGTGGTGACGGTACGCGGCGAGGCCTACCGGGAGGTGGCGCCCGAGCTGGCCCGCTTCGCGGTGACGGCGATGGCCCGGGACCGGGACCGGGAGGCGACCCTGACCCGGCTGGCCGAGCGGTCCGCCGCGATCCGGGTGCTGCTCGACGGCTACGGCCCGGCCGTGGACCGACGGGAGACCGGCGACCTGCGGGTCCGTCCCGAGTCGAAGCGTTCGGGTGAGCGGGTGGTGGCCTACCACGGCAGCGTCACCACCACGGTCACCGTCACCGACTTCACCGTCCTCGGTGAGCTGATGCTCCGCCTGGCCGACCAGGACCAGGTCGCGGTGGCCGGGCCGTGGTGGTCGCTGCGGCCCGACAGCCCCGTCCACCGGGAGGCACGTCAGGCGGCCATCGCCGAGGCCGTCCAGCGGGCCCGGGAGTACGCCGAGGTGCTCGGCGCCCGGGTGACCGCTCTGCTGGAGCTCTCCGACACCGGGCTGGCCGCCCAGCCGATGACGTTCCGCGCCGCCGGTTTCGGCGGTGCGGAGGCGACCGCCGAGATCGACCTCGACCCGCAGCAGCAGACCGTGCAGGCCGCGGTCGAGGCCCGGTTCGCGATCAGCGAGCCGGTCCTGGGCTGA
- a CDS encoding nucleoside/nucleotide kinase family protein: protein MAELVARARELAAAGPRQLLGIAGPPGAGKSTLAERVVAEVGPTARLVPMDGFHLAQAELARQGLADRKGAVDTFDAYGYVALLRRLHRVEPTAVYAPAFHRDVEEPVAGSIAVPPWVTLVVTEGNYLLLPDDPWDEVRTLLHDAWFLDLDAGTRLRRLTARHEAYGRSSAEARRWAYGSDEVNAAVVAGTAARADLVVRLTEEPLPGSG, encoded by the coding sequence GTGGCGGAGCTGGTGGCGCGGGCCCGGGAGCTGGCCGCCGCCGGCCCCCGCCAACTGCTCGGCATCGCCGGGCCGCCCGGGGCCGGCAAGTCGACCCTCGCCGAGCGAGTCGTGGCCGAGGTCGGCCCGACCGCCCGGCTGGTGCCGATGGACGGCTTCCACCTGGCCCAGGCCGAGCTGGCCCGCCAGGGCCTGGCCGACCGCAAGGGCGCGGTCGACACCTTCGACGCGTACGGCTACGTGGCGCTGCTGCGCCGGCTGCACCGGGTCGAGCCGACCGCGGTCTACGCGCCGGCCTTCCACCGGGACGTCGAGGAGCCGGTGGCCGGGTCGATCGCGGTGCCGCCGTGGGTGACCCTGGTGGTGACCGAGGGCAACTACCTCCTCCTGCCCGACGACCCGTGGGACGAGGTCCGCACCCTGCTGCACGACGCCTGGTTCCTCGACCTCGACGCCGGGACGCGGCTGCGCCGGCTCACCGCCCGGCACGAGGCGTACGGGCGGTCGTCGGCGGAGGCCCGGCGTTGGGCGTACGGCTCGGACGAGGTCAACGCGGCGGTGGTGGCCGGCACCGCCGCCCGCGCCGACCTGGTGGTCCGGCTGACCGAGGAGCCGCTGCCCGGGTCGGGCTGA